One region of Microbacterium rhizosphaerae genomic DNA includes:
- a CDS encoding DUF222 domain-containing protein: MSSAVSSDSSSSGEFPDAALLAHLFDSVLEDQFAVNQRSAARAETLAELLSFARTHPHVYAFTEDADAVEIAERAILRDAALRFGVSENTIRGIAATAEAATTRLPRLWRRARDGFAAFAQVEAAVSLLPVIGDGLEVLAGFDTELADAVVRLGSAGFRSFAHRVARRLSQVPPAIRHQDAAARRRVIVDPVEDGMAWLSAYLPLAEAVAAKRHLTSTAKHVAKTDRRGRTRDQIRADLLSSWLRGEGTATAVKTKVLVTIPVSALSGAARATVRDRPHRGAGGGAGPDLNDGPLLDATTPLDDSTAVTALLREGAFTRVFTDPVTGVILDMDRRSRKATRAQAEWLTLAYSTCAVDGCEHPAAEADIDHWLEFHGPQRGRTNIANLHPLCGNDHKLASRSRLVYERAADGVVRVHSPAEAVPVPTPVSMPVPVPVPVPVSMPVPVPVPSESPERMEDDREEIRRITSALARIERPIYGSEPPF; the protein is encoded by the coding sequence ATGTCAAGCGCCGTTAGCTCCGATTCTTCTTCCTCTGGGGAATTCCCGGATGCGGCGCTGCTCGCGCACCTTTTCGACAGCGTTCTGGAGGACCAGTTCGCGGTGAATCAGCGCTCTGCGGCACGGGCCGAGACGCTGGCCGAGCTGCTGTCGTTCGCACGGACCCATCCGCACGTCTACGCCTTCACCGAGGATGCAGACGCGGTCGAGATCGCCGAGCGCGCGATTCTGCGCGACGCCGCCCTGCGGTTCGGCGTCTCCGAGAACACCATCCGGGGCATCGCAGCGACGGCCGAGGCGGCAACGACCAGACTCCCCCGTCTCTGGCGGCGCGCACGCGACGGCTTCGCCGCCTTCGCGCAGGTCGAGGCAGCGGTATCGCTCCTTCCGGTCATCGGCGACGGGCTGGAAGTCTTGGCGGGGTTCGACACCGAACTCGCGGACGCCGTCGTCCGCCTCGGGTCGGCCGGATTCCGATCCTTCGCGCATCGCGTCGCTCGACGGCTCTCGCAGGTGCCCCCGGCGATCCGGCATCAGGACGCCGCGGCCCGACGTCGCGTGATCGTCGATCCGGTCGAGGACGGCATGGCGTGGCTCTCGGCCTACCTCCCCCTCGCCGAGGCCGTGGCGGCGAAGCGCCATCTCACGTCGACCGCGAAGCACGTGGCGAAGACCGACCGGCGCGGCCGCACGCGTGATCAGATCCGGGCGGATCTTCTTTCGTCATGGCTTCGCGGCGAAGGAACCGCGACAGCAGTGAAGACCAAGGTGCTCGTCACCATTCCGGTGTCTGCGCTCTCCGGCGCCGCACGCGCGACGGTGCGAGACCGCCCGCACCGCGGCGCGGGTGGTGGCGCGGGCCCGGATCTGAACGACGGACCACTGCTGGATGCGACGACTCCCCTCGACGACAGCACCGCGGTGACGGCGCTCCTGCGCGAGGGCGCCTTCACCCGCGTCTTCACGGATCCCGTGACGGGAGTCATCCTCGACATGGACCGCAGGTCACGGAAGGCGACACGAGCCCAAGCCGAATGGCTGACGCTCGCCTATTCGACGTGCGCGGTGGATGGATGCGAGCACCCGGCCGCCGAGGCGGACATCGATCACTGGCTCGAGTTCCACGGGCCGCAGCGTGGGCGGACGAACATCGCGAACCTGCATCCGCTGTGCGGGAACGATCACAAACTCGCGAGCCGATCCAGGCTCGTGTACGAGCGTGCCGCTGACGGCGTGGTGCGGGTGCATTCGCCCGCAGAGGCTGTGCCGGTGCCGACGCCGGTGTCGATGCCAGTGCCGGTTCCGGTGCCGGTGCCGGTGTCGATGCCAGTGCCGGTTCCGGTGCCGTCCGAGTCGCCGGAACGTATGGAGGACGACCGCGAGGAGATTCGGCGCATCACATCGGCACTCGCCCGTATCGAGCGGCCGATCTACGGAAGTGAGCCGCCGTTCTGA
- a CDS encoding class I SAM-dependent methyltransferase codes for MSSPAAHFDADALRRWPDLEGPDLPAMDAADRLILEEWSALRTGFEDVVVIGDGYGALTLAAADAGAHGIRVHQDALAGEHALAANAARFGLQGSYRSMPLDASLVAGARVVLLRLPRSLDALRDIAGLVAAHAAPDVVVVAGGRLKHMSVAMNDVLRERFASLDISLARQKSRVLIARGPHDGVDPVARRAVVDGLVVCAYGGTFAGPTIDIGTRFLLASLPDRLPDEVVDFACGTGVVAASVALRHPSVRVYASDQSAAAVASARETVAANGVADRVDVVREDLLSSRADGSASFIVLNPPFHVGGAVTDDIAPRLFADAARVLRSGGELWCVWNSALRYRAALERIVGPTRQIDRNTKFTVTASTRR; via the coding sequence ATGTCCTCTCCCGCCGCGCACTTCGATGCCGACGCCCTGCGACGCTGGCCCGATCTCGAGGGACCGGACCTCCCGGCGATGGATGCAGCGGACCGCCTGATCCTCGAGGAGTGGTCGGCGCTGCGTACCGGATTCGAGGATGTCGTCGTGATCGGCGACGGATACGGCGCGCTGACGCTGGCGGCGGCGGATGCGGGCGCCCACGGCATCCGTGTGCATCAGGACGCCCTCGCCGGCGAGCATGCACTCGCCGCGAATGCTGCTCGGTTCGGGCTGCAGGGGTCTTATCGATCGATGCCGCTCGATGCGTCGCTGGTCGCCGGCGCACGTGTGGTGCTGCTGCGGCTGCCGCGATCGCTCGACGCGCTGCGCGACATCGCGGGCCTCGTCGCGGCGCACGCAGCGCCGGACGTGGTCGTCGTCGCCGGCGGACGCCTCAAGCACATGAGCGTGGCGATGAACGATGTGCTGCGGGAGCGGTTCGCTTCGCTGGATATCTCGCTCGCCCGGCAGAAGTCGCGGGTGCTGATCGCGCGGGGTCCCCACGACGGTGTCGACCCTGTGGCGCGGCGAGCCGTCGTGGACGGGCTCGTCGTCTGCGCCTACGGCGGCACGTTCGCCGGGCCGACGATCGATATCGGAACGCGGTTCCTGCTCGCGTCTCTTCCGGATCGCCTGCCCGACGAGGTGGTGGACTTCGCGTGCGGCACCGGCGTGGTCGCCGCGAGCGTCGCGCTGCGGCATCCGTCGGTCCGCGTGTATGCGTCCGACCAGTCTGCGGCCGCCGTTGCATCCGCCCGCGAGACGGTCGCCGCGAACGGCGTCGCCGATCGGGTGGACGTGGTGCGGGAGGACCTGCTGTCGTCGCGGGCGGACGGGTCGGCTTCGTTCATCGTGCTGAACCCGCCGTTCCACGTCGGCGGAGCGGTGACGGACGACATCGCTCCCCGACTGTTCGCCGATGCCGCGCGCGTCCTGCGCAGCGGCGGGGAACTGTGGTGCGTGTGGAACTCGGCATTGCGATACCGGGCCGCACTGGAGCGGATCGTCGGGCCCACCCGGCAGATCGATCGCAACACGAAGTTCACGGTGACGGCGTCGACTCGGCGCTGA
- a CDS encoding TetR/AcrR family transcriptional regulator, producing MTRSRESRALILDAAERLFAERGFDATPTAAIADSAGVPKGLLFYYFPSKTDLLRALVGERLELDPIDTTALIARGDPARALLNISHMLRRLQAESAVRRVIVWREQRTHPEVHASLHDYRRQLQNLVEQVLRASTRHPIAAHRLRAAATAWVAILTTPTLHDHHTAMDGGTTHVASDADIDPSDPADLPTLADLISAGLRDDA from the coding sequence TTGACCAGAAGCCGGGAGAGCAGGGCACTCATCCTGGATGCGGCTGAGCGCCTGTTCGCCGAGCGCGGCTTCGATGCCACGCCGACAGCGGCGATCGCCGATTCCGCCGGCGTGCCCAAGGGGCTGCTCTTCTACTACTTCCCCAGCAAGACGGACCTCCTTCGCGCATTGGTCGGAGAGCGGCTCGAGCTCGATCCCATCGACACCACCGCACTCATCGCGCGTGGAGACCCCGCGCGTGCACTGCTCAACATCTCGCATATGCTGCGCCGCCTGCAGGCGGAGTCAGCCGTGCGGCGCGTCATCGTCTGGCGCGAACAGCGCACGCATCCCGAGGTGCACGCGAGTCTGCACGACTATCGCCGTCAGCTGCAGAACCTCGTCGAGCAGGTGCTGCGCGCGAGCACCCGTCATCCGATCGCCGCCCACCGGCTCCGCGCTGCCGCCACCGCCTGGGTCGCGATCCTCACGACCCCGACCTTGCATGACCACCACACCGCAATGGATGGCGGCACGACTCATGTCGCGTCAGACGCGGACATCGATCCGTCAGATCCCGCCGACCTGCCCACACTCGCCGACCTGATCTCGGCCGGCCTGCGAGATGACGCTTGA
- a CDS encoding DinB family protein, whose protein sequence is MFVDDFAQHSKVLHIMTADFARAVPDERWDFTPVPPGSSGRPPAASRLGDGFGPFSKQLRHVVCVRGVHNDALATGKLDWSKKHEHYTGPLEREPLLDALEHEQQELLSLLAEAHPEITIDWDGFPFSLAMFAGDFVQHEAIHHGQWSVYAAVAGFDTPLSWRQSWKL, encoded by the coding sequence ATGTTCGTGGATGACTTCGCTCAGCACAGCAAGGTGCTGCACATCATGACGGCGGACTTCGCGCGCGCTGTCCCCGACGAGAGGTGGGATTTCACGCCCGTTCCCCCTGGTTCGTCGGGCCGGCCGCCCGCTGCGTCTCGGCTGGGTGACGGATTCGGCCCGTTCTCCAAGCAACTCCGACACGTTGTGTGCGTGCGCGGCGTGCACAACGACGCGTTGGCCACCGGCAAGCTCGACTGGTCGAAGAAGCATGAGCACTACACCGGCCCGCTGGAACGCGAGCCCCTTCTGGACGCGCTCGAGCACGAGCAGCAGGAGCTGTTGTCTCTCTTGGCCGAAGCCCATCCCGAGATCACCATCGACTGGGACGGCTTCCCCTTCTCGCTGGCGATGTTCGCCGGCGACTTCGTTCAGCACGAAGCCATCCATCACGGCCAGTGGAGCGTCTACGCCGCCGTCGCCGGCTTCGATACGCCGCTGAGCTGGCGCCAGTCCTGGAAGCTGTAA
- a CDS encoding fibronectin type III domain-containing protein, translating to MVDIALLQATSDGVAADGTTRIALRWESVGEAIGYRLHRRTPGGASVVLGGADPIRLPQSATELRTVVTPGTVEWNTIARVLTAAQSPPPADPDVLVDPGAVFDRGLTDLERATLQAASQADLTVGRVDGIAYIDADVTAGQEYLYDLIAVRAQGGDLVLSTDVAVTAGVFTLPAPPSGLVAQPGDRRVLVLWNRNPLAATFVVQRASAPGGPYLQIDPQPIAYDTTTDIDGAALPLPQPGFLDVGAWAADGSPTSRMVAGTTVDGPDTGITYWYRVASRDTLNRLGAWSAPVAATPVRSLPPRAPDGLQVTATTAADGLALQWNTVDRNVENHWLVDQGIPDTSQTNLVYRADSREQLEDLANLPALLVATIPSDPYDATNPVQSWTDTDPVLIPPYGTKPFFYRVRVMDAAGILSAPSAVIGAAVPDTIPPGPSTITGAEGKADRIHVEWKPNPEPDVAGYQVWRGVCDNGYVYVPGISHLPPQKGEQPPSKESRYHCDLTQVGDIPVGDALAMIAAHGVIEFDDTTVPANSPLCYAYWIRAYDFAGNLYPGDVHGCPRPGEYLCAGLREKTPPQLPVLTALRARDHGVELEWIGAPEPDLHAFHIYRAESPTDAPEFLACVFTDGTVSSLPWSGLPLSCAAIPAVADPLSAHGAYVDADAEPHRIFWYRVSAVDWLGNESSAGDLAAIPADSTFAYASTVPATPTILPQAMPLPDGCGLGVSWGPPYDPAAVQGFVVFRAAAGQPFRQVSGVIQGNGFDDETARRGVDYYYRVQAVDATGALSEPSAPMLQRY from the coding sequence ATGGTCGACATCGCGCTGTTGCAGGCCACCTCGGACGGTGTCGCCGCCGACGGCACGACGCGCATCGCGCTCCGGTGGGAGTCGGTCGGCGAGGCGATCGGATACCGCCTCCACCGGCGCACGCCGGGCGGCGCATCCGTCGTCCTGGGCGGAGCCGATCCGATCCGGCTCCCGCAATCCGCGACCGAGCTGCGCACAGTGGTGACCCCGGGCACGGTCGAGTGGAACACGATCGCACGCGTCCTGACGGCCGCGCAGTCTCCACCGCCCGCCGATCCCGACGTGCTGGTCGACCCGGGCGCGGTGTTCGACCGGGGACTGACGGACCTCGAGCGCGCGACCCTGCAAGCGGCGTCCCAGGCCGACCTCACCGTCGGTCGCGTCGACGGCATCGCGTACATCGACGCCGATGTGACGGCGGGCCAGGAGTACCTCTACGACCTGATCGCGGTGCGGGCGCAGGGCGGAGACCTGGTGCTGTCCACCGACGTGGCGGTGACCGCGGGCGTCTTCACCCTGCCCGCGCCACCGTCGGGACTCGTGGCGCAGCCCGGCGACCGTCGCGTCCTCGTGCTCTGGAATCGCAATCCCCTCGCTGCGACCTTCGTCGTGCAGCGCGCGAGCGCACCGGGCGGCCCGTATCTGCAGATCGACCCGCAGCCGATCGCATACGACACGACGACGGACATCGACGGCGCCGCGCTCCCCCTGCCGCAGCCCGGATTCCTCGACGTGGGAGCATGGGCCGCCGACGGCTCCCCGACATCCCGGATGGTCGCGGGCACCACCGTCGACGGACCCGATACCGGCATCACGTACTGGTACCGCGTGGCATCCCGCGACACCCTCAACAGGCTCGGGGCGTGGTCGGCTCCGGTCGCGGCGACGCCCGTCAGAAGTCTTCCGCCCCGCGCACCGGACGGGCTGCAGGTGACAGCGACGACGGCGGCGGACGGGCTCGCGCTGCAGTGGAACACCGTCGACCGCAACGTCGAGAACCACTGGCTCGTCGACCAGGGGATCCCCGACACGAGCCAGACCAATCTCGTCTATCGCGCCGACTCCAGGGAGCAGCTCGAGGACCTCGCGAACCTGCCCGCCCTGCTGGTCGCGACGATCCCGAGCGACCCGTACGACGCGACCAACCCGGTGCAGTCCTGGACCGACACGGACCCCGTCCTGATCCCGCCGTATGGCACGAAGCCGTTCTTCTACCGCGTGCGGGTCATGGATGCCGCCGGCATCCTGTCCGCGCCATCCGCCGTCATCGGCGCCGCCGTGCCCGATACGATCCCGCCTGGGCCGTCGACGATCACCGGAGCCGAAGGCAAGGCCGACCGCATCCATGTGGAGTGGAAGCCCAACCCCGAACCCGACGTCGCCGGCTACCAGGTGTGGCGCGGAGTCTGCGACAACGGCTACGTCTACGTGCCCGGAATCTCGCACCTCCCGCCCCAGAAGGGCGAGCAGCCTCCTTCGAAGGAGAGCAGGTACCACTGCGACCTGACTCAGGTCGGAGACATCCCGGTCGGGGACGCGCTCGCCATGATCGCGGCCCACGGCGTCATCGAGTTCGACGACACCACCGTGCCCGCGAACTCCCCGCTCTGCTACGCCTACTGGATCCGCGCGTACGACTTCGCCGGCAACCTCTACCCGGGCGACGTCCACGGATGCCCGAGGCCCGGCGAGTACCTGTGCGCGGGGCTGCGCGAGAAGACGCCGCCGCAGCTGCCGGTGCTGACGGCACTGCGAGCCCGCGACCACGGTGTCGAGCTCGAGTGGATCGGCGCACCCGAGCCCGACCTCCACGCATTCCACATCTACCGGGCCGAGAGCCCGACCGATGCGCCCGAGTTCCTCGCGTGCGTGTTCACCGACGGCACGGTCAGCTCGCTCCCGTGGTCGGGGCTGCCGCTGTCGTGCGCGGCCATCCCGGCCGTGGCCGACCCGCTCTCGGCACACGGCGCCTACGTCGACGCGGACGCCGAGCCCCACCGCATTTTTTGGTACCGCGTCTCGGCGGTCGACTGGCTCGGCAACGAGAGCAGCGCCGGCGACCTCGCCGCGATCCCGGCAGACAGCACCTTCGCCTACGCCAGCACGGTGCCGGCGACGCCGACGATCCTGCCGCAGGCGATGCCGCTACCCGACGGATGCGGGCTCGGCGTCTCCTGGGGTCCCCCGTACGACCCCGCAGCCGTGCAGGGCTTCGTCGTCTTCCGCGCTGCCGCTGGCCAGCCGTTCCGGCAGGTGTCGGGCGTCATCCAGGGCAACGGGTTCGACGACGAGACCGCTCGGCGCGGCGTGGACTACTACTACCGGGTGCAGGCGGTGGATGCGACGGGCGCCCTGTCCGAGCCATCCGCTCCCATGCTGCAGCGGTACTGA
- a CDS encoding MarR family winged helix-turn-helix transcriptional regulator: MPPERRPFGPVIALLTVSAVWDARLGAALKDLGLTTRKYGLLAHVHATPGISFSDLARRSQITVQTAHTAVRALQDDSLVHDANAHAGSASDLRVTDKGERVLAEAEKRLAALDAAFSSGAPDLTRALEGLHEQPFGV; this comes from the coding sequence ATGCCTCCCGAGCGTCGCCCCTTCGGACCCGTCATCGCTCTGCTGACGGTCTCGGCCGTGTGGGATGCGCGCCTCGGCGCGGCGCTGAAGGATCTCGGTCTCACGACGCGCAAGTACGGTCTCCTCGCGCATGTCCACGCGACGCCCGGCATCTCGTTCAGCGACCTGGCGCGCCGGTCGCAGATCACCGTGCAGACCGCGCACACCGCGGTGCGGGCCCTGCAGGACGACTCCCTCGTCCACGACGCGAATGCGCACGCGGGATCGGCGTCCGACCTGCGCGTCACGGACAAGGGGGAGCGGGTGCTCGCCGAGGCGGAGAAGCGCCTCGCCGCGCTCGACGCGGCGTTCTCCTCCGGAGCGCCAGACCTCACGCGCGCCCTCGAAGGCCTGCACGAGCAGCCGTTCGGAGTCTGA
- the nrdF gene encoding class 1b ribonucleoside-diphosphate reductase subunit beta — MTEKLKLLDKVQAINWNRIEDEKDVEVWNRLTGNFWLPEKVPLSNDIQSWNTLTPEEQQLTMRVFTGLTLLDTIQGTVGAVSLIPDAVTPHEEAVYTNIAFMESVHAKSYSSIFSTLCSTKEIDEAFRWSIENENLQRKAHIVMEYYRGDEPLKRKVASTLLESFLFYSGFYLPMHWSSRAKLTNTADMIRLIIRDEAVHGYYIGYKFQKGLELVDEAKRQDLKDYTFSLLYELYDNEVQYTQDLYDGVGLTEDVKKFLHYNANKALMNLGYEAMFPSTVTDVSPAILSALSPNADENHDFFSGSGSSYVIGKAVATEDEDWDF; from the coding sequence ATGACTGAGAAGCTCAAGCTGCTGGACAAGGTCCAGGCGATCAACTGGAACCGCATCGAGGACGAGAAGGACGTCGAGGTGTGGAACCGGCTGACCGGCAACTTCTGGCTGCCCGAGAAGGTGCCGCTGTCGAACGACATCCAGTCGTGGAACACGCTGACGCCCGAGGAGCAGCAGCTGACGATGCGCGTGTTCACGGGCCTGACGCTGCTGGACACGATCCAGGGGACCGTCGGCGCCGTTTCGCTGATCCCGGATGCGGTGACGCCGCACGAGGAGGCCGTGTACACGAACATCGCGTTCATGGAGTCGGTGCACGCGAAGAGCTATTCGTCGATCTTCTCGACGCTGTGCTCGACGAAGGAGATCGACGAGGCCTTCCGCTGGTCGATCGAGAACGAGAACCTGCAGCGCAAGGCGCACATCGTCATGGAGTACTACCGGGGCGACGAGCCGCTCAAGCGCAAGGTGGCATCCACCCTGCTGGAGTCGTTCCTCTTCTACTCGGGCTTCTACCTGCCGATGCACTGGTCGAGCCGCGCGAAGCTCACGAACACGGCCGACATGATCCGCCTCATCATCCGCGACGAGGCCGTGCACGGGTATTACATCGGGTACAAGTTCCAGAAGGGTCTCGAGCTCGTCGACGAGGCGAAGCGCCAGGACCTCAAGGACTACACGTTCTCGCTGCTCTACGAGCTGTACGACAACGAGGTGCAGTACACGCAGGACCTCTACGACGGCGTCGGCCTCACCGAGGACGTCAAGAAGTTCCTGCACTACAACGCGAACAAGGCGCTCATGAACCTCGGCTACGAGGCGATGTTCCCGTCGACCGTCACGGACGTGAGCCCGGCGATCCTCTCGGCGCTGTCTCCGAACGCGGACGAGAACCACGACTTCTTCTCGGGGTCCGGTTCGTCGTACGTGATCGGCAAGGCCGTCGCGACGGAGGACGAGGACTGGGACTTCTAG
- the nrdE gene encoding class 1b ribonucleoside-diphosphate reductase subunit alpha, whose amino-acid sequence MLDFKTDARYEGMDYHALNAMLNLYDADGRIQFDADKRAAREYFLQHVNQNTVFFHSLKERLDYLVEKEYYEPAVLEQYPFEFIQRLNERAYGKKFRFETFLGAFKYYTSYTLKTFDGKRYLERFEDRVVMTALGLAAGDQKLAEALVDEVIAGRFQPATPTFLNTGKAQRGELVSCFLLRIEDNMESISRGINSSLQLSKRGGGVALLLSNIRESGAPIKQIENQSSGIIPVMKLLEDSFSYANQLGARQGAGAVYLSAHHPDIMRFLDTKRENADEKIRIKTLSLGVVVPDITFELAKNDEDMYLFSPYDVERVYGVPFGDISVSEKYREMVDDPRIKKTKINARQFFQTLAEIQFESGYPYIMFEDTVNRANPIKGRINMSNLCSEILQVNTPTTYNEDLSYAQIGKDISCNLGSLNIALAMDGGDLARTVDTAIRALTAVSDQSHIQSVRSIEDGNDRSHAIGLGQMNLHGYLAREHVHYGSEEGLDFTNIYFYTVLFHALSASNRIAIERGQVFDGFWDSTYASGEFFDKYIDAEWAPQTEKVRELFAGHAIPTQSDWVELKASIQKHGIYNQNLQAVPPTGSISYINNSTSSIHPIASKIEIRKEGKLGRVYYPAPFMTNENLEYYQDAYEIGYEKVIDTYAAATQHVDQGLSLTLFFKDTATTRDINKAQIYAWKKGIKTIYYIRLRQMALEGTEVEGCVSCTL is encoded by the coding sequence ATGCTCGACTTCAAGACGGATGCGCGCTACGAGGGCATGGACTACCACGCGCTCAACGCGATGCTGAACCTGTACGACGCCGACGGGAGGATCCAGTTCGACGCCGACAAGCGGGCGGCGCGGGAGTACTTCCTCCAGCACGTGAACCAGAACACCGTGTTCTTCCACTCGCTCAAGGAGCGCCTCGACTACCTCGTCGAGAAGGAGTACTACGAGCCGGCCGTCCTCGAGCAGTACCCGTTCGAGTTCATCCAGCGGCTCAACGAGCGCGCGTACGGCAAGAAGTTCCGCTTCGAGACGTTCCTCGGCGCGTTCAAGTACTACACGAGCTACACGCTGAAGACCTTCGACGGCAAGCGCTACCTCGAGCGCTTCGAGGACCGCGTCGTGATGACGGCGCTCGGTCTGGCGGCCGGCGATCAGAAGCTCGCCGAGGCGCTCGTCGACGAGGTCATCGCGGGGCGCTTCCAGCCCGCGACGCCGACGTTCCTCAACACCGGCAAGGCGCAGCGCGGCGAGCTCGTGTCGTGCTTCCTGCTGCGCATCGAAGACAACATGGAATCGATCTCTCGCGGCATCAACTCGTCGCTGCAGCTGAGCAAGCGCGGCGGCGGCGTGGCGCTGCTGCTGTCGAACATCCGCGAGTCCGGCGCGCCGATCAAGCAGATCGAGAACCAGTCGAGCGGCATCATCCCGGTGATGAAGCTGCTCGAAGACAGCTTCAGCTACGCGAACCAGCTCGGCGCCCGTCAGGGCGCCGGTGCGGTGTACCTCAGCGCGCACCACCCCGACATCATGCGGTTCCTCGACACGAAGCGCGAGAACGCGGACGAGAAGATCCGCATCAAGACCCTGTCGCTCGGCGTCGTGGTGCCGGATATCACGTTCGAGCTCGCCAAGAACGACGAGGACATGTACCTCTTCTCGCCGTACGACGTCGAGCGCGTTTACGGCGTGCCGTTCGGCGACATCTCGGTGAGCGAGAAGTACCGCGAGATGGTCGACGACCCGCGCATCAAGAAGACGAAGATCAACGCGCGCCAGTTCTTCCAGACGCTCGCCGAGATCCAGTTCGAGTCGGGCTACCCGTACATCATGTTCGAGGACACCGTGAACCGGGCGAACCCCATCAAGGGCCGGATCAACATGTCGAACCTGTGCTCCGAGATCCTGCAGGTGAACACCCCGACGACGTACAACGAGGACCTCTCGTACGCGCAGATCGGCAAGGACATCTCCTGCAACCTGGGCTCGCTGAACATCGCGCTGGCGATGGATGGCGGCGACCTCGCCCGCACCGTGGACACCGCCATCCGCGCCCTGACTGCGGTCAGCGACCAGAGCCACATCCAGTCCGTCCGCTCGATCGAGGACGGCAACGACCGCTCGCACGCGATCGGCCTCGGCCAGATGAACCTGCACGGCTACCTCGCCCGCGAGCACGTGCACTACGGGTCGGAGGAGGGCCTCGACTTCACGAACATCTACTTCTACACGGTGCTCTTCCACGCGCTGTCGGCGTCGAACCGCATCGCGATCGAGCGCGGGCAGGTGTTCGACGGGTTCTGGGATTCGACGTACGCGAGCGGCGAGTTCTTCGACAAGTACATCGACGCCGAGTGGGCCCCGCAGACCGAGAAGGTCAGGGAGCTGTTCGCCGGCCACGCGATCCCCACGCAGTCGGACTGGGTCGAGCTGAAGGCATCCATCCAGAAGCACGGCATCTACAACCAGAACCTGCAGGCCGTCCCGCCGACCGGGTCGATCTCGTACATCAACAACTCGACGAGCTCGATCCACCCGATCGCATCGAAGATCGAGATCCGCAAGGAAGGCAAGCTCGGTCGCGTCTACTACCCGGCGCCGTTCATGACGAACGAGAATCTGGAGTACTACCAGGACGCGTACGAGATCGGCTACGAGAAGGTCATCGACACGTACGCCGCGGCGACGCAGCACGTCGACCAGGGTCTGTCGCTGACGCTGTTCTTCAAGGACACGGCGACGACCCGTGACATCAACAAGGCCCAGATCTATGCCTGGAAGAAGGGCATCAAGACGATCTACTACATCCGCCTCCGCCAGATGGCGCTGGAGGGCACCGAGGTCGAAGGCTGCGTCAGCTGCACGCTGTAA
- the nrdI gene encoding class Ib ribonucleoside-diphosphate reductase assembly flavoprotein NrdI yields MRTPVMTSAPLLVYFSSVSGNTARFIEKLGMRAVRIPIRGDEQPLVVDEPFVLVTPTYGGGQGRGEEKGAVPKQVIRFLNDERNRRLIRGVISAGNTNFGEHFCLAGDIVSRKCHVPHLYRLELFGTPHDVDRVSDGLERWWKQQ; encoded by the coding sequence ATGCGCACGCCGGTCATGACGTCCGCGCCGCTGCTCGTGTACTTCTCGAGCGTGTCGGGCAACACGGCGAGGTTCATCGAGAAGCTGGGCATGCGCGCGGTGCGCATCCCCATCAGGGGTGACGAGCAGCCTCTCGTCGTCGACGAGCCCTTCGTCCTCGTGACGCCCACGTACGGCGGAGGACAGGGCCGCGGCGAGGAGAAGGGCGCCGTCCCCAAGCAGGTCATCCGGTTCCTCAACGACGAACGGAACCGACGTCTCATCCGCGGAGTCATCTCCGCGGGAAACACGAACTTCGGCGAGCACTTCTGCCTCGCCGGAGACATCGTCAGCCGCAAGTGCCATGTGCCGCACTTGTACCGGCTCGAACTCTTCGGCACGCCGCATGATGTCGATCGCGTGAGCGACGGATTGGAACGATGGTGGAAGCAGCAGTGA
- a CDS encoding SPW repeat domain-containing protein — MKKWMRWEDWVAVGVGLVVALSTFVMPHVGASMAWMLTLGILLIASGVVNLAMPGLVATEYVQLALGILLAIAPWIGQYASGANMGPAWVSWIGGAVAAIVAAIAIRPAMHAHDRTLPH, encoded by the coding sequence ATGAAGAAATGGATGCGTTGGGAGGACTGGGTCGCCGTGGGCGTCGGCCTCGTGGTCGCACTGTCGACGTTCGTGATGCCGCACGTCGGCGCCTCGATGGCCTGGATGCTCACGCTCGGCATCCTGCTGATCGCTTCCGGTGTCGTGAACCTGGCCATGCCCGGCCTCGTCGCCACCGAATACGTGCAGCTGGCGCTCGGCATCCTGCTCGCCATCGCGCCGTGGATCGGCCAGTACGCGAGCGGAGCGAACATGGGTCCCGCGTGGGTCAGCTGGATCGGCGGCGCCGTCGCGGCGATCGTCGCGGCGATCGCCATCAGACCGGCCATGCACGCGCACGATCGCACCCTCCCGCATTGA